The following proteins are encoded in a genomic region of Nocardioides renjunii:
- a CDS encoding sulfotransferase — MAERDYVFVMTYGRSGSTLLMGILNSIPGWLLRGENRHAMRHLYDFHRSGLAERERVDARRASQPTHPWFGIESFPEADSLHHIRALAEATLLRPEPDTRVSGYKEIRWYDEDLPDYLDFLRQVFPGARFVLNTRRLEDVAASNFWTHKDDPLGRVQRIEDRMLSAAAGLGDVVHRVHYDDYVADPEALRGLFEWLGEDFDAGRVHEIMATPHSRRGKHRDDS; from the coding sequence ATGGCGGAGCGCGACTACGTCTTCGTGATGACCTACGGCAGGTCGGGCTCGACGCTGCTGATGGGCATCCTCAACTCGATCCCGGGCTGGCTGCTGCGCGGGGAGAACCGCCACGCGATGCGCCACCTCTACGACTTCCACCGCAGCGGGCTGGCCGAGCGCGAGCGCGTCGACGCGCGGCGCGCGAGCCAGCCGACGCACCCGTGGTTCGGGATCGAGTCCTTCCCCGAGGCGGACTCGCTCCACCACATCCGGGCGCTCGCGGAGGCGACCCTGCTGCGCCCGGAGCCGGACACCCGGGTGAGCGGCTACAAGGAGATCCGCTGGTACGACGAGGACCTCCCCGACTACCTCGACTTCCTGCGTCAGGTGTTCCCGGGCGCGCGCTTCGTGCTCAACACGCGCCGCCTCGAGGACGTCGCGGCCAGCAACTTCTGGACGCACAAGGACGACCCGCTGGGCCGCGTGCAGCGGATCGAGGACCGGATGCTGAGCGCCGCGGCCGGACTGGGCGACGTGGTCCACCGGGTGCACTACGACGACTACGTCGCCGACCCCGAGGCCCTGCGGGGGCTGTTCGAGTGGCTGGGCGAGGACTTCGACGCCGGCCGGGTGCACGAGATCATGGCGACGCCGCACTCGCGGCGCGGCAAGCACCGCGACGACTCCTAG
- a CDS encoding GuaB1 family IMP dehydrogenase-related protein codes for MQFLHDTAGHDLTYDDVFMVPRHSAVASRYDVDLATSDGTGATLPLVVANMTAIAGKRMAETVARRGGITVIPQDIPIPVVADVVAWVKQRHHVFDTPIELRPDQTVAEALSLIPKRAHRAAVVVHDGRPVGVVSEADCVEVDRFAQVSTVMNPDLVTVSATTAPREVYDAIEQAKAPLAVAVSDTGHLVGVLTRLGALRATLYRPALDGNGGLRIAAAVGVNGEVADRAADLLAAGVDCLVVDTAHGHQDRMVQALRAVRALTPTVPVAAGNVVSAEGTRALIEAGADIVKVGVGPGAMCTTRMMTGVGRPQFSAVLECATAAREMGRHVWADGGVRHPRDVALALAAGASSVMIGSWFAGTHESPGDMVHDADGRPFKVSFGMASARAVANRTAGESSYDRARKGLYEEGISSSRMYLDPDRPGVEDLIDQICSGVRSSCTYAGAGNLAELHERALVGVQSAAGFHEGRPLEKSW; via the coding sequence GTGCAGTTCCTCCACGACACCGCCGGCCACGACCTGACCTACGACGACGTGTTCATGGTCCCGCGCCACTCCGCGGTCGCCAGTCGCTACGACGTCGACCTGGCCACCTCCGACGGCACCGGGGCGACGCTCCCGCTGGTCGTCGCCAACATGACCGCCATCGCCGGCAAGCGGATGGCCGAGACGGTGGCCCGCCGCGGCGGGATCACCGTCATCCCGCAGGACATCCCGATCCCCGTCGTCGCCGACGTGGTGGCCTGGGTCAAGCAGCGGCACCACGTCTTCGACACCCCCATCGAGCTGCGGCCGGACCAGACCGTCGCCGAGGCGCTCTCGCTGATCCCCAAGCGCGCCCACAGGGCCGCCGTCGTCGTCCACGACGGCCGGCCTGTCGGCGTGGTGTCGGAGGCCGACTGCGTCGAGGTCGACCGCTTCGCCCAGGTGTCGACGGTGATGAACCCGGACCTGGTCACCGTCTCGGCCACGACGGCCCCGCGCGAGGTCTACGACGCCATCGAGCAGGCCAAGGCGCCCCTGGCCGTGGCCGTGTCGGACACCGGCCACCTCGTCGGTGTCCTCACCCGCCTCGGCGCGCTGCGCGCGACGCTCTACCGCCCGGCGCTCGACGGAAACGGCGGGCTGCGCATCGCCGCCGCCGTCGGCGTCAACGGTGAGGTGGCCGACCGCGCCGCCGACCTGCTCGCCGCCGGCGTCGACTGCCTGGTCGTCGACACCGCGCACGGCCACCAGGACCGCATGGTCCAGGCGCTGCGCGCCGTCCGCGCCCTCACGCCCACCGTCCCGGTCGCCGCGGGCAACGTGGTCTCCGCCGAGGGCACCCGCGCCCTCATCGAGGCGGGCGCCGACATCGTCAAGGTCGGCGTCGGCCCGGGCGCCATGTGCACCACCCGGATGATGACCGGCGTCGGGCGGCCGCAGTTCTCCGCGGTGCTCGAGTGCGCCACCGCCGCTCGCGAGATGGGCAGGCACGTGTGGGCCGACGGGGGAGTACGCCACCCGCGCGACGTCGCCCTCGCGCTGGCCGCCGGCGCCTCGTCGGTGATGATCGGCTCGTGGTTCGCCGGCACGCACGAGTCGCCCGGCGACATGGTGCACGACGCCGACGGCCGCCCGTTCAAGGTGTCCTTCGGCATGGCGTCTGCCCGCGCGGTGGCCAACCGCACGGCCGGCGAGTCGTCGTACGACCGGGCCCGCAAGGGCCTCTACGAAGAGGGCATCTCGTCCTCGCGGATGTACCTCGACCCCGACCGCCCGGGCGTCGAGGACCTCATCGACCAGATCTGCTCGGGCGTGCGGTCGTCGTGCACCTACGCCGGCGCCGGCAACCTCGCCGAGCTGCACGAGCGTGCCCTGGTGGGCGTGCAGTCGGCGGCCGGCTTCCACGAGGGCCGCCCCCTCGAGAAGTCCTGGTGA
- a CDS encoding pyridoxal phosphate-dependent decarboxylase family protein produces the protein MPEESTDQPSDAITGHMSPEEFRRQGHAAIDWIADYWASLDDLPVRAQVAPGDVRHLLPASAPEDGEPFDAVLADLDRVVVPGLTHWQHPRFFAYFPANSSPAAILGDLLSSGIGAQGMIWATSPAVTEVEQVVLDWLAEALGLPVAFRSDGPGGGVIQDTASTATFTALLSALHRASGGEARRHGVGGAGWRVYGSTQAHSSLVKAAIMAGLGEDAVRTVAVDPATQAMDVNTLHDAVVEDVGAGLRPLLVHVAAGSTSTGAMDDIAAVAEAVRPWGVWVHVDAAWAGVAAVCPEHREHLAGVEAADSFVTNPHKWLLTTFDCSTFWVRDRAALTGALSILPEYLRNAATESGEVVDYRDWHPQLGRRFRAVKLWAVLRTYGLNGLRAHIRSGVDLADHVAGLVAADERFELVTEPALSLVVFRLRAGDEATMAAMEAVNASGEAYLSHTTVEGRAAIRLAVGSWRTTRADVERTWRALQEAAAAQA, from the coding sequence ATGCCAGAGGAGTCGACCGACCAGCCGTCCGACGCGATCACCGGGCACATGTCGCCCGAGGAGTTCCGCCGCCAGGGGCACGCGGCGATCGACTGGATCGCCGACTACTGGGCCTCGCTCGACGACCTGCCGGTCCGCGCGCAGGTCGCGCCCGGGGACGTACGCCACCTGCTGCCGGCGTCGGCGCCCGAGGACGGCGAGCCGTTCGACGCCGTGCTCGCCGACCTCGACCGCGTCGTCGTGCCCGGGCTCACCCACTGGCAGCACCCGCGGTTCTTCGCCTACTTCCCGGCGAACTCCTCGCCGGCCGCGATCCTCGGCGACCTGCTCTCCAGCGGCATCGGCGCGCAGGGGATGATCTGGGCGACCAGCCCGGCCGTCACCGAGGTCGAGCAGGTCGTCCTCGACTGGCTCGCCGAGGCGCTCGGCCTGCCCGTGGCGTTCCGCAGCGACGGACCCGGTGGCGGGGTCATCCAGGACACCGCCTCGACCGCGACGTTCACCGCGCTGCTGTCCGCGCTCCACCGGGCCAGCGGGGGGGAGGCCCGGCGTCACGGCGTCGGCGGCGCGGGCTGGCGGGTCTACGGCTCGACGCAGGCCCACTCGTCGCTGGTCAAGGCCGCCATCATGGCGGGCCTGGGCGAGGACGCCGTGCGCACGGTCGCCGTCGACCCCGCGACGCAGGCGATGGACGTCAACACCCTGCACGACGCGGTCGTCGAGGACGTCGGGGCGGGTCTCCGCCCGCTCCTGGTGCACGTCGCCGCCGGCAGCACGTCGACCGGCGCGATGGACGACATCGCCGCCGTGGCCGAGGCGGTGCGCCCGTGGGGCGTCTGGGTCCACGTCGACGCGGCGTGGGCAGGCGTCGCCGCCGTGTGCCCCGAGCACCGCGAGCACCTCGCGGGCGTCGAGGCGGCCGACTCGTTCGTCACCAACCCGCACAAGTGGCTCCTGACGACCTTCGACTGCAGCACGTTCTGGGTGCGCGACCGGGCCGCGCTCACCGGCGCGCTGTCGATCCTCCCGGAGTACCTCCGCAACGCCGCGACCGAAAGCGGCGAGGTCGTCGACTACCGCGACTGGCACCCGCAGCTCGGCCGGCGGTTCCGCGCGGTCAAGCTGTGGGCGGTGCTGCGGACGTACGGCCTCAACGGTCTCCGGGCCCACATCCGCAGCGGGGTCGACCTCGCCGACCACGTCGCCGGGCTGGTCGCGGCCGACGAGCGCTTCGAGCTGGTCACCGAGCCCGCACTGTCGCTCGTCGTGTTCCGGCTGCGCGCCGGCGACGAGGCGACGATGGCCGCGATGGAGGCCGTCAACGCCTCAGGCGAGGCCTACCTCAGCCACACCACCGTCGAGGGCCGCGCGGCGATCCGGCTCGCGGTCGGCAGCTGGCGCACCACGCGCGCCGACGTCGAGCGCACCTGGCGCGCCCTCCAGGAGGCGGCGGCCGCGCAGGCGTGA
- a CDS encoding YiaA/YiaB family inner membrane protein, translating to MTTTTPTKNTNAFFLQAGVSFAVALLTMIFAIFYLPVDPWIRAFLGLGTMFLTTSSFTLAKCVRDAQDDNYVVTRLDQARVDKILAEHDPFKSVG from the coding sequence ATGACCACCACGACTCCCACCAAGAACACCAACGCCTTCTTCCTGCAGGCCGGCGTCTCCTTCGCCGTCGCCCTGCTCACGATGATCTTCGCGATCTTCTACCTGCCGGTCGACCCGTGGATCCGCGCCTTCCTGGGCCTCGGCACGATGTTCCTCACGACCTCGAGCTTCACCCTCGCCAAGTGCGTGCGCGACGCGCAGGACGACAACTACGTCGTCACCCGCCTCGACCAGGCCCGCGTCGACAAGATCCTCGCCGAGCACGACCCCTTCAAGTCCGTCGGCTGA
- a CDS encoding acyl-CoA dehydrogenase family protein has translation MIDLEVPRKHATLIDQAHQLAMNMLRPISRRYDRAEHSYPRELDMLAALIDGVSETGATGGAGASGVRRGSGPGSGSGSGSGSGDDGRVRNGANLASVLSVAEMCWGDTALLLSMPRQGLGNSAIAAVANEEQLERYRGTWAAMAITEPGVGSDSAAITTTAVKDGDEYVINGEKIYVTSGDRADSVVVWATLDKDLGRAAIKSFLVRKDNPGLRVERLEHKLGIRASDTAAITFTDCRVPAEDLLGSPEIDTRSGFAGAMATFDNTRPLVAAMAVGCARASLDLTRDLLEQAGVVVDHDRPAQSQSAAAATLLRLEADWEGARLLMMQAAWMADNGRPNSLEASMAKAKAGRVGSDVTLSCVQLCGTLGYSEAELLEKWARDSKILDIFEGTQQIQQLIVARRVLGLTSSQLK, from the coding sequence ATGATCGACCTCGAGGTCCCCCGCAAGCACGCGACGCTCATCGACCAGGCCCACCAGCTGGCGATGAACATGCTGCGTCCCATCTCCCGCAGGTACGACCGCGCCGAGCACTCCTACCCCCGGGAGCTCGACATGCTCGCCGCGCTCATCGACGGCGTCTCGGAGACCGGTGCCACCGGCGGCGCCGGCGCGAGCGGCGTACGACGCGGCTCCGGCCCTGGTTCCGGCTCGGGCTCCGGCTCCGGCTCCGGCGACGACGGCCGGGTGCGCAACGGCGCGAACCTGGCGTCCGTGCTGTCCGTCGCCGAGATGTGCTGGGGCGACACGGCGCTCCTGCTGTCCATGCCGCGCCAGGGACTGGGCAACTCCGCGATCGCGGCGGTCGCCAACGAGGAGCAGCTCGAGCGCTACCGCGGCACCTGGGCGGCGATGGCGATCACCGAGCCCGGCGTCGGGTCGGACTCGGCCGCCATCACCACCACCGCGGTCAAGGACGGCGACGAGTACGTCATCAACGGCGAGAAGATCTACGTCACCTCCGGCGACCGCGCCGACAGCGTCGTGGTGTGGGCCACCCTCGACAAGGACCTCGGCCGGGCGGCGATCAAGTCCTTCCTCGTCCGCAAGGACAACCCCGGGCTCAGGGTCGAGCGGCTCGAGCACAAGCTCGGGATCCGCGCCTCCGACACGGCGGCCATCACCTTCACCGACTGCCGGGTGCCGGCCGAGGACCTGCTCGGCTCGCCCGAGATCGACACGAGGTCCGGCTTCGCCGGCGCGATGGCGACCTTCGACAACACCCGCCCGCTGGTCGCCGCGATGGCGGTGGGGTGCGCCCGCGCCTCCCTCGACCTCACCCGCGACCTGCTGGAGCAGGCCGGCGTGGTGGTCGACCACGACCGGCCGGCGCAGAGCCAGAGCGCCGCGGCCGCGACCCTCCTCCGGCTCGAGGCCGACTGGGAGGGCGCCCGGTTGCTGATGATGCAGGCCGCCTGGATGGCCGACAACGGCCGGCCGAACTCGCTCGAGGCGTCGATGGCCAAGGCGAAGGCGGGCCGCGTCGGGTCCGACGTGACGCTGTCGTGCGTGCAGCTGTGCGGCACCCTCGGCTACAGCGAGGCCGAGCTGCTGGAGAAGTGGGCCCGCGACTCCAAGATCCTCGACATCTTCGAGGGCACCCAGCAGATCCAGCAGCTCATCGTGGCCCGGCGGGTGCTGGGGCTGACGAGCTCGCAGCTCAAGTGA
- a CDS encoding acyl-CoA dehydrogenase family protein, whose protein sequence is MSLLPSLRPGGRHGLSSRETRDPIGFAVAAVNRLAQSDLLDRVGLRRQAEQAVYSTTRNGFRAATAAGRTFARTGRRTAGARPASAAPRGVFDLTPTDDEATLVDVATELAADLLRPAAAGADEACAPPAAVLAAAHEVGLPGLGVPEELGGIMEERSAMAGTLVAEALAHGDMGLAVAALAPGAVATAIGLWGTEAQQQTYLPAFTGDDVPAAALTIAEPAVLFDAFTLATTARRDGDGYVLDGLKSAVVRGAEAELFVVAADLDGTPALFLVESGAEGLAVEADPSMGVRAAALSRLHLTGVRVGADAVLGDTDGTAYAECVRLSRLAWCALAVGTAQAVLDHVKDYVNERHAFGEPVSHRQSVAFMVADMAIEVQAMRLLTWKAASRATRGDDVASAVGLARQLCTEKGMRIGLDGVQLLGGHGFVKEHPVERWYRDLRAVGVMEGAVLV, encoded by the coding sequence ATGTCCCTCCTCCCCAGCCTGCGCCCCGGCGGCCGACACGGGTTGTCGTCCCGTGAGACCCGCGACCCCATCGGGTTCGCGGTCGCGGCCGTCAACCGCCTCGCGCAGAGCGACCTCCTGGACCGGGTGGGGCTGCGCCGGCAGGCGGAGCAGGCCGTCTACTCCACGACCCGCAACGGCTTCCGGGCCGCCACCGCGGCGGGCCGTACGTTCGCCAGGACCGGCCGGCGCACCGCGGGCGCCCGGCCGGCCAGTGCGGCGCCCCGCGGCGTCTTCGACCTCACCCCGACCGACGACGAGGCCACGCTCGTCGACGTCGCCACCGAGCTGGCCGCCGACCTGCTCCGCCCCGCCGCTGCCGGGGCCGACGAGGCCTGCGCGCCGCCGGCCGCGGTGCTCGCCGCGGCCCATGAGGTCGGCCTGCCCGGCCTCGGCGTCCCCGAGGAGCTCGGCGGCATCATGGAGGAGCGCTCGGCGATGGCCGGCACGCTGGTCGCCGAGGCGCTCGCCCACGGCGACATGGGGCTGGCCGTCGCCGCCCTCGCCCCGGGCGCCGTCGCCACGGCCATCGGGCTGTGGGGGACCGAGGCGCAACAGCAGACCTACCTGCCCGCGTTCACCGGCGACGACGTCCCGGCCGCCGCGCTCACGATCGCCGAGCCGGCCGTCCTCTTCGACGCGTTCACGCTGGCGACCACCGCCCGGCGCGACGGCGACGGCTACGTCCTCGACGGCCTGAAGTCCGCGGTGGTCCGCGGCGCGGAGGCCGAGCTGTTCGTCGTCGCGGCCGACCTCGACGGCACGCCCGCCCTCTTCCTGGTCGAGTCGGGCGCCGAGGGCCTCGCCGTCGAGGCCGACCCGTCGATGGGCGTCCGGGCCGCCGCGCTGTCGCGCCTGCACCTCACCGGCGTGCGGGTCGGCGCCGACGCGGTGCTCGGCGACACCGACGGCACGGCGTACGCCGAGTGCGTCCGGCTCTCGCGACTGGCCTGGTGCGCGTTGGCGGTCGGCACCGCCCAGGCGGTGCTCGACCACGTCAAGGACTACGTCAACGAGCGGCACGCCTTCGGCGAGCCGGTCAGCCACCGGCAGTCGGTGGCCTTCATGGTCGCCGACATGGCCATCGAGGTGCAGGCCATGCGCCTGCTGACCTGGAAGGCCGCCTCGCGCGCCACCCGCGGCGACGACGTCGCGAGCGCGGTCGGCCTGGCCCGCCAGCTCTGCACCGAGAAGGGCATGCGGATCGGCCTCGACGGCGTCCAGCTGCTCGGTGGCCACGGGTTCGTCAAGGAGCACCCGGTGGAGCGGTGGTACCGCGACCTGCGGGCCGTCGGCGTGATGGAAGGTGCGGTGCTGGTCTGA
- the def gene encoding peptide deformylase — MPDEQPDDVHAPHGPLPEGGTVRAITRWGTPVMHRPQASVTTYDDELAGLAADMVATMYAAEGVGLAACQVGVDLAMFVFDCPDDEGVRTVGVVCNPVLTLPQGKDRNLDEDDEGCLSFPGSFEPCARPGWARVDGRGLDGEPVTFEGDGLLARCLQHETDHTLGTVFGDRLSAKSRKRLGKKHDAAAEDYPPSWPAEPDHA, encoded by the coding sequence ATGCCCGACGAGCAGCCCGACGACGTCCACGCACCCCACGGCCCCCTGCCGGAGGGCGGGACGGTCCGGGCGATCACCCGCTGGGGGACGCCCGTCATGCACCGCCCGCAGGCCTCCGTGACGACGTACGACGACGAGCTGGCCGGGCTGGCCGCCGACATGGTCGCCACGATGTACGCCGCCGAGGGTGTCGGGCTGGCCGCCTGCCAGGTCGGCGTCGACCTCGCGATGTTCGTCTTCGACTGCCCCGACGACGAGGGCGTGCGCACGGTCGGCGTGGTCTGCAACCCGGTCCTCACGCTGCCCCAGGGCAAGGACCGGAACCTCGACGAGGACGACGAGGGCTGCCTGTCGTTCCCCGGGTCCTTCGAGCCCTGCGCCCGGCCGGGCTGGGCCCGCGTGGACGGCCGGGGGCTCGACGGCGAGCCGGTCACCTTCGAGGGCGACGGGCTCCTCGCCCGCTGCCTCCAGCACGAGACCGACCACACCCTCGGGACGGTCTTCGGCGACCGGCTGTCGGCCAAGTCGCGCAAGCGGCTGGGCAAGAAGCACGACGCGGCCGCGGAGGACTACCCGCCGTCCTGGCCGGCGGAGCCCGACCATGCATGA
- a CDS encoding TrmH family RNA methyltransferase codes for MHELRITRENARFQQWEALLGNRSKRHRNREFLVQGVRPITRAVEEGWTVRALLRSDGSSSAWADELWSRVDAEHVTLSPDLHARLSGKEEGAELVAVVEMPEDGVSRLAGTARPHGPVVVLDRPTSPGNIGALARSADAFGASALVVTGHAADPYDPRAVRASTGSLFALTVLRVPGPGPVVEHAHAHGYRIVGTDEEGSPLADVTLDGRLMVVVGNETTGLASGWRAACDEIASIPMVGTASSLNAAVAGSIVLHEALRRRG; via the coding sequence ATGCATGAGCTGCGCATCACCCGGGAGAACGCACGCTTCCAGCAGTGGGAGGCGCTCCTGGGCAACCGGTCCAAGCGCCACCGCAACCGGGAGTTCCTCGTGCAGGGCGTCCGGCCGATCACCCGGGCGGTCGAGGAGGGGTGGACCGTGCGGGCGCTGCTGCGCTCCGACGGCTCGTCCTCCGCGTGGGCCGACGAGCTCTGGTCGCGGGTCGACGCCGAGCACGTCACCCTCTCCCCCGACCTCCACGCCCGCCTGAGCGGCAAGGAGGAGGGCGCCGAGCTCGTCGCGGTGGTGGAGATGCCCGAGGACGGGGTGTCCCGGCTCGCGGGGACCGCCCGCCCGCACGGACCAGTGGTGGTCCTGGACCGGCCGACGAGCCCCGGCAACATCGGCGCGCTCGCCCGCTCGGCCGACGCGTTCGGCGCCTCGGCCCTGGTCGTCACCGGCCACGCCGCCGACCCCTACGACCCGCGCGCGGTGCGCGCGAGCACGGGCTCGCTCTTCGCACTGACGGTGCTGCGCGTCCCGGGCCCCGGCCCGGTGGTCGAGCACGCCCATGCCCACGGCTACCGGATCGTCGGCACCGACGAGGAGGGCAGCCCGCTCGCGGACGTCACGCTCGACGGACGGCTGATGGTCGTCGTCGGCAACGAGACCACCGGGCTGGCGTCGGGCTGGCGGGCGGCCTGCGACGAGATCGCGAGCATCCCGATGGTCGGCACCGCCTCGTCGCTCAACGCGGCCGTCGCGGGGTCCATCGTGCTCCACGAGGCCCTGCGCCGGCGCGGATGA
- a CDS encoding DedA family protein, translating into MEAILDWVVLVMRTVGSPGVGLATALETVFPPVPSELVLPLAGYTASQGHYGLVPAVAWATGGSLAGALLLYWLGAAWGLERTCAVADRIPLMHADDVRRAVAWFGRHGRTAVFIGRLVPGVRSLISIPAGIDRMPLLRFCVFTTAGSLVWNAALILAGYELGAQWHVVERYVGGVGNVVYVLLAVVLVVVVARRLRHGVSGEPRRSTPPHQQPRR; encoded by the coding sequence GTGGAGGCGATCCTCGACTGGGTGGTCCTGGTCATGCGCACCGTCGGCTCGCCCGGGGTCGGCCTGGCCACGGCGCTGGAGACGGTGTTCCCGCCCGTGCCGAGCGAGCTGGTGCTGCCGCTGGCCGGCTACACCGCCAGCCAGGGCCACTACGGCCTGGTCCCGGCCGTCGCCTGGGCCACCGGCGGGTCGCTGGCGGGGGCCCTCCTCCTCTACTGGCTGGGCGCCGCGTGGGGCCTCGAGCGCACCTGCGCGGTGGCCGACCGCATCCCGCTGATGCACGCCGACGACGTCCGCCGGGCCGTCGCCTGGTTCGGCCGCCACGGGCGTACGGCCGTGTTCATCGGACGCCTGGTCCCCGGCGTGCGCAGCCTGATCTCGATCCCCGCCGGCATCGACCGGATGCCGCTGCTGCGCTTCTGCGTGTTCACCACCGCCGGCAGCCTGGTGTGGAACGCCGCCCTCATCCTCGCCGGCTACGAGCTCGGCGCCCAGTGGCACGTGGTGGAGCGGTACGTCGGCGGGGTGGGCAACGTCGTCTATGTCCTGCTCGCGGTGGTGCTGGTCGTCGTGGTGGCCCGCCGGCTGCGGCACGGCGTCAGCGGCGAGCCGCGGCGTAGCACGCCACCGCATCAGCAGCCGCGACGTTGA
- a CDS encoding TrmH family RNA methyltransferase → MADLVDITDPDDPRLADYRDLRDVELRKSLEAEHGLFLAEGEKVVRRALEAGHEARSFLMAPRWLDGLADVLAGSGGTCFVMPEPLIEQVTGFHVHRGALASLHRRPLPTVEEVLAGARSVLVLEDLVDHTNVGAAFRSGAALGFDAVLLAPRCADPLYRRAVKVGMGAVFATPWTRLPDWYDALPDLSGRGFTTVALTLSADSVPIEDAVAGVDRLALVLGSEGHGLSTRWETSADRRATIPMRAGIDSLNVAAADAVACYAAARR, encoded by the coding sequence GTGGCTGACCTCGTCGACATCACCGACCCCGACGACCCTCGCCTGGCCGACTACCGCGACCTGCGCGACGTCGAGCTCCGCAAGAGCCTCGAGGCCGAGCACGGCCTCTTCCTGGCGGAGGGCGAGAAGGTGGTGCGTCGCGCCCTCGAGGCGGGGCACGAGGCGCGGTCGTTCCTGATGGCCCCGCGCTGGCTGGACGGGCTGGCCGACGTCCTCGCCGGGAGCGGGGGCACCTGCTTCGTGATGCCCGAGCCCCTCATCGAGCAGGTGACCGGCTTCCACGTGCACCGCGGCGCGCTCGCCTCGCTGCACCGCCGTCCGCTGCCGACGGTCGAGGAGGTGCTCGCCGGCGCGCGGTCGGTGCTGGTGCTCGAGGACCTGGTCGACCACACCAACGTGGGTGCGGCGTTCCGCTCCGGGGCGGCCCTCGGCTTCGACGCCGTGCTGCTGGCCCCGCGGTGCGCGGACCCGCTCTACCGCCGGGCCGTCAAGGTGGGGATGGGTGCGGTGTTCGCCACGCCGTGGACCCGGCTGCCCGACTGGTACGACGCCCTGCCGGACCTGTCGGGTCGCGGCTTCACGACCGTCGCCCTGACGTTGTCGGCCGACTCGGTACCCATCGAGGACGCCGTGGCGGGCGTCGACCGGCTCGCGCTCGTGCTGGGCTCGGAGGGCCACGGGCTCTCCACGCGGTGGGAGACCTCGGCCGACCGCCGCGCGACCATCCCGATGCGCGCCGGCATCGACTCGCTCAACGTCGCGGCTGCTGATGCGGTGGCGTGCTACGCCGCGGCTCGCCGCTGA
- the cobA gene encoding uroporphyrinogen-III C-methyltransferase, whose amino-acid sequence MSRTRTDEASGEAHAEPLPYLAGLVLEARKVVVVGGGHVAQRRVPALLATGADVTVVSPEVTPAIEGLGGELTLVLREFTETDLDGAWYVVAATDDAAVNARVAAAAESRHTFCVRSDDALGGTAWTPAVGHHGSVTIGVLGNREPRRSASLRDDIVTALRDGQLTASEALDRSPGVVLVGGGPGEPELATVAARHALASADVVVADRLAPRELLDELGPDVELIDVAKLPRGRSASQDHINAVIVDRARAGKRVVRFKGGDNFVFGRGYEELLACAAADVPVTVVPGLTSAIAVPARVGIPVTHRGVAHEFTVISGHIPPGHPDSLVAWESVAGLRGTLVLLMAVDNAPAIATALLEGGRSAATPVAVIVDGTMPTERTVLSTLGALAEDLVAHRVVPPAIIVIGEVVAVARPAHYGRG is encoded by the coding sequence ATGAGTCGCACCCGGACCGACGAGGCCTCTGGCGAGGCTCATGCCGAGCCCCTTCCCTACCTCGCCGGGCTGGTGCTCGAGGCCCGCAAGGTCGTCGTCGTCGGGGGCGGCCACGTCGCCCAGCGGCGCGTCCCGGCCCTCCTCGCGACCGGCGCCGACGTCACCGTGGTGAGCCCGGAGGTGACCCCGGCGATCGAGGGCCTGGGCGGCGAGCTGACGCTCGTGCTGCGCGAGTTCACCGAGACCGACCTCGACGGCGCCTGGTACGTCGTCGCCGCGACGGACGACGCGGCCGTCAACGCCCGCGTGGCGGCGGCCGCCGAGAGCCGCCACACCTTCTGCGTGCGCAGCGACGACGCCCTCGGCGGCACCGCGTGGACCCCCGCCGTCGGTCACCACGGCTCCGTCACCATCGGCGTGCTGGGCAACCGCGAGCCGCGCAGGTCGGCGTCGCTGCGCGACGACATCGTCACCGCGCTGCGGGACGGTCAGCTCACCGCCTCGGAGGCGCTGGACCGCAGCCCGGGCGTCGTGCTGGTCGGCGGCGGACCGGGCGAGCCCGAGCTGGCCACGGTCGCCGCCCGCCACGCGCTGGCCTCCGCCGACGTGGTCGTTGCCGACCGGCTCGCGCCGCGCGAGCTGCTCGACGAGCTCGGCCCCGACGTGGAGCTCATCGACGTCGCCAAGCTCCCCCGGGGACGGTCCGCGTCGCAGGACCACATCAATGCGGTGATCGTCGACCGGGCCCGCGCGGGCAAGCGCGTGGTGCGGTTCAAGGGGGGCGACAACTTCGTCTTCGGCCGTGGCTACGAGGAGCTGCTGGCCTGCGCCGCGGCGGACGTGCCGGTCACCGTGGTGCCAGGTCTCACGTCGGCCATCGCCGTCCCGGCCCGGGTCGGCATCCCCGTCACGCACCGTGGCGTGGCCCACGAGTTCACCGTCATCTCCGGCCACATCCCGCCGGGGCACCCCGACTCGCTGGTCGCCTGGGAGTCCGTGGCGGGGCTGCGGGGCACCCTCGTGCTGCTGATGGCGGTCGACAACGCGCCGGCCATCGCGACGGCGCTGCTGGAGGGCGGCCGGTCCGCGGCGACACCGGTGGCCGTGATCGTCGACGGGACCATGCCGACCGAGCGGACCGTGCTCAGCACCCTCGGCGCCCTGGCCGAGGACCTGGTGGCGCACCGGGTCGTCCCGCCCGCCATCATCGTGATCGGCGAGGTGGTCGCGGTGGCGCGTCCGGCACACTACGGCCGTGGCTGA